The following proteins are encoded in a genomic region of Dioscorea cayenensis subsp. rotundata cultivar TDr96_F1 chromosome 8, TDr96_F1_v2_PseudoChromosome.rev07_lg8_w22 25.fasta, whole genome shotgun sequence:
- the LOC120267282 gene encoding uncharacterized protein LOC120267282, giving the protein METFSAVARYKGEGRMRQFTVLSSWESVMGEICARWAVDVSQVRVKFVMPEAYRTLCPIEYAADFERMCHIYHSFNKFIIDIIIEDVSVSADGNQAFLIPSGSLSDSVNPSGNSFLSQHNSSGALSIAEFTDTHDGSTLQVGQWFENAEHFKDCLRSYAIRKNFDFTFIKNDKLRVTVRCATKEFQWRVHASKEGIHDTFRLKTMQATHICSGGIGTTAHPKASKKWICERVIHKLKETPLYRAVNIQKDILCDHGVRLPYKLAWMGKEVVRSVIHGSEVSSYDLLLWYANKVSETNPSSVVTINKDGERFKSAFFFSFEACLLGFKHGCRPLLFIDGTHLLAKYGGILLGATAKDGNDGLFHVAFAIVDNETDEN; this is encoded by the exons ATGGAAACATTTTCAGCCGTGGCGCGATACAAAGGTGAAGGACGTATGCGTCAATTCACAGTTTTAAGTTCATGGGAGTCGGtcatgggtgagatatgtgCACGCTGGGCCGTAGATGTTTCTCAAGTGAGAGTCAAGTTCGTAATGCCTGAAGCATACAGAACGCTTTGCCCAATTGAGTATGCCGCCGATTTTGAACGAATGTGTCATATATATCATAGTTTCAACAAATTTATCATAGACATCATCATCGAGGATGTGAGTGTCTCTGCAGATGGAAACCAGGCCTTCTTGATCCCATC AGGGTCATTGTCAGACAGCGTCAACCCCAGTGGCAATAGTTTTCTGTCCCAACATAATTCTTCTGGGGCGCTCAGTATTGCCGAATTTACCGATACACATGATGGTTCCACTTTACAAGTAGGCCAATGGTTCGAGAATGCAGAGCACTTTAAAGATTGCCTGCGAAGCTATGCtataaggaaaaattttgactttacatttataaaaaatgacaaacttCGGGTGACTGTAAGGTGCGCTACTAAGGAATTCCAATGGCGAGTGCATGCTTCTAAAGAGGGAATTCATGACACATTTCGGCTGAAGACAATGCAAGCAACTCATATTTGTAGTGGAGGAATTGGCACTACAGCACATCCAAAAGCAAGCAAGAAGTGGATTTGTGAACGTGTCatacataaattaaaagaaacaccaTTATACAGAGCTGTTAACATACAGAAAGACATATTGTGTGACCACGGTGTTCGTCTTCCATACAAGCTTGCTTGGATGGGGAAGGAGGTTGTGAGGTCAGTGATTCATGGTAGTGAGGTTAGTAGCTATGATTTACTTCTATGGTACGCAAATAAAGTATCCGAGACAAATCCCAGTAGCGTTGTTACCATTAACAAAGACGGCGAGCGGTTTAagagtgctttttttttttcattcgaGGCTTGTTTATTGGGTTTTAAGCATGGGTGCAGgccattactttttattgatgGAACCCATTTGCTGGCCAAGTATGGTGGGATTCTGCTAGGGGCAACAGCGAAAGATGGCAATGATGGCCTATTCCATGTAGCATTTGCTATCGTCGACAACGAAACTGATGAGAACTAG
- the LOC120267862 gene encoding tRNA (carboxymethyluridine(34)-5-O)-methyltransferase gives MVYSLHCVTKLWRTYIQFKETGLFFKLSLSLACPNIHRCNFSNTMTPNLDDCTTTDSKSLLDLNSLELKQGPHVSFETRDHQSVQLTPEIEKKYVHRVYDAIAPHFSATRFAKWPKVAGFLNTLKPGSVILDAGCGNGKYLGLNPDCLYIGCDISPSLIDICARRGHEVLVADAVNLPYRNDFGDAAISIAVLHHLSTESRRRKAVDELVRVVRKGGLVLITVWAVEQEDKSLLMKWTPLCEKYNEEWISPTNIIPSRNPSAIVLESIPEADENSQHQGNQSSKPQTQSNGEDKSEEKLAVESSSSSCSGKTEAQQEYFVPWHLPFHRAEIGGATASALENGLAKKDNKKGAMVYNRYYHVFAEGELERLVSGMDNATIVEQFYDKSNWCIVLEKR, from the exons ATGGTCTATAGTCTCCATTGTGTTACAAAGCTGTGGAGAACTTATATTCAATTCAAAGAAACTGGGTTATTCTTTAAATTGTCCTTGTCTCTAGCATGCCCAAATATACATAGGTGCAATTTTAGCAACACCATGACACCAAATCTTGATGACTGTACGACCACTGATAGCAAAAGCTTGTTGGATTTGAATTCACTTGAGTTGAAGCAAGGGCCTCATGTAAGCTTTGAAACCAGGGATCATCAATCTGTTCAGTTGACACCAGAAATTGAAAAGAAGTATGTTCATCGTGTTTATGATGCAATTGCTCCGCATTTCAGCGCCACAAGGTTTGCAAAATGGCCAAAGGTTGCCGGATTCTTGAATACTTTGAAACCTGGTTCAGTTATCCTGGATGCTGGTTGTGGAAATGGGAAATATTTGGGTTTGAATCCAGATTGCTTGTACATTGGATGCGACATAAGTCCATCTCTTATTGACATATGTGCAAGAAGAGGACATGAAGTTTTGGTTGCAGATGCAGTTAACCTTCCATATAGGAATGATTTTGGTGATGCTGCAATTTCCATTGCTGTGTTGCATCACCTAAGTACTGAAAGCAGGAGGAGAAAAGCCGTTGATGAGTTAGTACGGGTTGTTCGAAAAGGTGGTCTTGTTCTTATTACGGTGTGGGCTGTTGAGCAAGAGGATAAGTCGTTGCTTATGAAATGGACTCCTCTTTGTGAAAAGTACAATGAAGAGTGGATAAGTCCTACTAATATTATTCCATCACGTAATCCATCAGCAATCGTGCTTGAAAGCATCCCGGAGGCAGATGAGAACTCCCAACATCAAGGAAATCAATCTAGCAAACCACAAACTCAGTCAAATGGCGAAGACAAGTCAGAGGAGAAATTGGCTGTTGAAAGTTCTAGTTCTTCATGCAGTGGCAAAACAGAAGCACAACAAGAGTATTTTGTTCCTTGGCATTTACCATTTCATCGTGCTGAAATTGGAGGTGCAACTGCATCTGCGCTTGAAAATGGACTAGCAAAGAAAGATAATAAGAAGGGGGCTATGGTGTACAATCGATACTACCATGTTTTTGCTGAAGGCGAGCTTGAAAG GTTAGTTTCTGGAATGGATAATGCAACCATTGTTGAACAATTTTATGACAAGTCCAATTGGTGTATTGTGTTGGAGAAGAGATGA
- the LOC120267432 gene encoding pentatricopeptide repeat-containing protein At5g48910-like isoform X2, whose protein sequence is MIHPQKLIKRFQWPTPSSLNQTTQLHAHFIISGAAIPHPLSYPSTAHLSSRIPNPSTFYYNTLIRAYSRFHLPHLSILIHRQMITNAVPHDSHTFQFLFKSCSLPSMSLLHDDARWVFDGIGMKDVVSWTTIVAGLARAGCLDDARKLFDEMPERNVVSWTSMVSGYSQAGRAAESVEFFKKMISDDVLPDTVAMVAVLSACGQLRDLGLSKWVHQYVIDAGIGMSDNLAVALIDVYAKCGDLNSARQVFDLNGWKVLPAWNALIDGYCKVGDVDMARSLFDQTEVRDLITFNSMICGYIQSSQLKQALHLFVELRTSGFQPDKFTMVGLLSACANLNSLDQGKALHAYIEVSSIVFDVFLGTALLDMYAKCGRMDEALLVFNRMRDKDVMTWTAVISGLAMNGKGKLALEHFALMRKLSIRPNAVAYIGVLTACSHSNLVEEARKHFHEMTSLYNLEPEVEHYGCMVDILGRGGLLEEAVKLIDSMPIKPNAVIWGSLLSACRVYKNVDVGEKAAKNILALEPNEDAVYVQLSNLYANSGNWASASKIRRLMEERGIKKTAGYSSLSVAGQVHKFIAGDRCHPEINEIEAMMNVMAKKLKLAGYLPITSKISVDVNEEEKEQALFLHSERIAIAYGLMRLGASLPIHITKNLRVCEDCHIAIKLIAKIWNRKIVVRDRSRFHHFSDGQCSCNDFW, encoded by the exons ATGATCCATCCCCAAAAGCTCATAAAACGCTTCCAATGGCCGACCCCTTCTTCTCTCAACCAAACCACCCAACTCCACGCCCACTTCATCATCTCCGGCGCCGCCATCCCCCACCCCCTCTCCTACCCCTCCACCGCCCACCTCTCCTCACGCATCCCTAACCCCTCCACCTTCTACTACAACACTCTCATCCGTGCTTACTCCCGCTTCCATCTTCCCCACCTCTCCATCCTCATCCACCGCCAAATGATCACCAATGCCGTTCCTCACGACTCCCACACCTTCCAGTTCTTGTTCAAGTCCTGCTCCCTCCCTTCTATGTCGCTTCTTCATG ATGATGCAAGGTGGGTTTTTGATGGGATTGGGATGAAGGACGTTGTATCTTGGACGACCATTGTTGCTGGGCTTGCGAGAGCTGGTTGCTTGGATGATGCCCGGAagctgtttgatgaaatgcctgagAGGAATGTTGTTTCTTGGACTAGTATGGTGTCTGGTTATTCTCAGGCTGGACGTGCGGCGGAGTCGGTAGAATTCTTTAAGAAGATGATTTCGGATGATGTCTTGCCAGATACTGTGGCGATGGTTGCGGTGCTTTCAGCCTGTGGGCAGTTGCGGGATTTGGGATTGAGCAAATGGGTTCATCAGTATGTGATTGATGCAGGCATTGGTATGAGTGATAATCTTGCTGTTGCTCTCATTGATGTCTATGCGAAATGTGGAGATCTAAATTCTGCTCGCCAAGTTTTTGACTTGAATGGTTGGAAGGTTCTTCCAGCTTGGAATGCTTTGATTGATGGTTATTGCAAAGTAGGTGATGTAGACATGGCTCGGTCCTTGTTTGATCAGACGGAAGTTCGTGATCTCATCACCTTCAATTCGATGATCTGCGGGTACATCCAGAGTAGTCAGCTCAAGCAAGCATTGCATTTATTTGTTGAGTTGCGCACTTCTGGATTTCAGCCTGATAAGTTCACAATGGTTGGCTTGCTCTCAGCTTGTGCAAACTTGAATTCACTAGACCAAGGCAAggccttgcatgcttatatCGAGGTGAGCTCAATTGTTTTTGATGTCTTCCTAGGGACTGCATTGTTGGACATGTACGCAAAATGTGGGAGGATGGATGAGGCACTGCTTGTCTTCAATAGAATGCGTGACAAGGATGTGATGACCTGGACTGCAGTTATTTCAGGCCTAGCCATGAATGGAAAAGGCAAACTTGCTCTTGAACATTTCGCTTTGATGCGGAAATTGAGCATAAGGCCTAATGCAGTTGCGTACATTGGTGTCCTGACTGCGTGTAGTCACTCAAACCTTGTAGAGGAGGCTCGCAAACACTTTCATGAGATGACATCTTTATACAATCTAGAGCCTGAGGTTGAGCATTATGGCTGCATGGTAGATATTCTTGGTCGAGGAGGACTATTGGAAGAGGCGGTCAAGCTTATTGATAGCATGCCGATTAAGCCAAATGCAGTAATTTGGGGATCCTTATTAAGTGCTTGTAGAGTTTACAAGAATGTTGATGTAGGTGAGAAGGCAGCAAAAAACATTCTTGCTTTAGAGCCCAATGAGGATGCTGTCTACGTCCAGTTATCCAACTTGTACGCCAATTCAGGAAATTGGGCCAGTGCCTCCAAGATCAGGAGACTGATGGAGGAGAGGGGAATAAAGAAGACAGCTGGTTACAGCAGTCTCAGTGTGGCTGGGCAAGTCCACAAGTTCATTGCAGGTGATCGGTGTCACCCTGAGATCAATGAGATTGAAGCTATGATGAATGTGATGGCCAAAAAATTAAAGTTGGCAGGATATTTACCGATCACATCAAAAATATCAGTTGATGTTAATGAGGAGGAAAAGGAGCAAGCATTATTTTTGCACAGCGAGAGGATAGCAATTGCTTATGGACTTATGAGATTGGGAGCTAGTTTGCCAATTCACATCACAAAAAACCTTCGTGTCTGCGAGGATTGCCACATTGCTATCAAGCTTATTGCGAAAATATGGAACAGGAAAATCGTGGTTAGAGACCGGAGTCGCTTCCACCATTTTAGTGATGGGCAGTGTTCTTGCAATGATTTCTGGTGA
- the LOC120267432 gene encoding pentatricopeptide repeat-containing protein At5g48910-like isoform X1, whose amino-acid sequence MIHPQKLIKRFQWPTPSSLNQTTQLHAHFIISGAAIPHPLSYPSTAHLSSRIPNPSTFYYNTLIRAYSRFHLPHLSILIHRQMITNAVPHDSHTFQFLFKSCSLPSMSLLHGKVIHGLFLRLFPEFDALPLNSLIHLYVAFGCLDDARWVFDGIGMKDVVSWTTIVAGLARAGCLDDARKLFDEMPERNVVSWTSMVSGYSQAGRAAESVEFFKKMISDDVLPDTVAMVAVLSACGQLRDLGLSKWVHQYVIDAGIGMSDNLAVALIDVYAKCGDLNSARQVFDLNGWKVLPAWNALIDGYCKVGDVDMARSLFDQTEVRDLITFNSMICGYIQSSQLKQALHLFVELRTSGFQPDKFTMVGLLSACANLNSLDQGKALHAYIEVSSIVFDVFLGTALLDMYAKCGRMDEALLVFNRMRDKDVMTWTAVISGLAMNGKGKLALEHFALMRKLSIRPNAVAYIGVLTACSHSNLVEEARKHFHEMTSLYNLEPEVEHYGCMVDILGRGGLLEEAVKLIDSMPIKPNAVIWGSLLSACRVYKNVDVGEKAAKNILALEPNEDAVYVQLSNLYANSGNWASASKIRRLMEERGIKKTAGYSSLSVAGQVHKFIAGDRCHPEINEIEAMMNVMAKKLKLAGYLPITSKISVDVNEEEKEQALFLHSERIAIAYGLMRLGASLPIHITKNLRVCEDCHIAIKLIAKIWNRKIVVRDRSRFHHFSDGQCSCNDFW is encoded by the coding sequence ATGATCCATCCCCAAAAGCTCATAAAACGCTTCCAATGGCCGACCCCTTCTTCTCTCAACCAAACCACCCAACTCCACGCCCACTTCATCATCTCCGGCGCCGCCATCCCCCACCCCCTCTCCTACCCCTCCACCGCCCACCTCTCCTCACGCATCCCTAACCCCTCCACCTTCTACTACAACACTCTCATCCGTGCTTACTCCCGCTTCCATCTTCCCCACCTCTCCATCCTCATCCACCGCCAAATGATCACCAATGCCGTTCCTCACGACTCCCACACCTTCCAGTTCTTGTTCAAGTCCTGCTCCCTCCCTTCTATGTCGCTTCTTCATGGTAAGGTCATCCATGGACTGTTCCTTAGGCTTTTCCCCGAGTTTGATGCCTTGCCGCTGAACTCTTTGATCCATTTGTATGTTGCGTTTGGGTGTTTAGATGATGCAAGGTGGGTTTTTGATGGGATTGGGATGAAGGACGTTGTATCTTGGACGACCATTGTTGCTGGGCTTGCGAGAGCTGGTTGCTTGGATGATGCCCGGAagctgtttgatgaaatgcctgagAGGAATGTTGTTTCTTGGACTAGTATGGTGTCTGGTTATTCTCAGGCTGGACGTGCGGCGGAGTCGGTAGAATTCTTTAAGAAGATGATTTCGGATGATGTCTTGCCAGATACTGTGGCGATGGTTGCGGTGCTTTCAGCCTGTGGGCAGTTGCGGGATTTGGGATTGAGCAAATGGGTTCATCAGTATGTGATTGATGCAGGCATTGGTATGAGTGATAATCTTGCTGTTGCTCTCATTGATGTCTATGCGAAATGTGGAGATCTAAATTCTGCTCGCCAAGTTTTTGACTTGAATGGTTGGAAGGTTCTTCCAGCTTGGAATGCTTTGATTGATGGTTATTGCAAAGTAGGTGATGTAGACATGGCTCGGTCCTTGTTTGATCAGACGGAAGTTCGTGATCTCATCACCTTCAATTCGATGATCTGCGGGTACATCCAGAGTAGTCAGCTCAAGCAAGCATTGCATTTATTTGTTGAGTTGCGCACTTCTGGATTTCAGCCTGATAAGTTCACAATGGTTGGCTTGCTCTCAGCTTGTGCAAACTTGAATTCACTAGACCAAGGCAAggccttgcatgcttatatCGAGGTGAGCTCAATTGTTTTTGATGTCTTCCTAGGGACTGCATTGTTGGACATGTACGCAAAATGTGGGAGGATGGATGAGGCACTGCTTGTCTTCAATAGAATGCGTGACAAGGATGTGATGACCTGGACTGCAGTTATTTCAGGCCTAGCCATGAATGGAAAAGGCAAACTTGCTCTTGAACATTTCGCTTTGATGCGGAAATTGAGCATAAGGCCTAATGCAGTTGCGTACATTGGTGTCCTGACTGCGTGTAGTCACTCAAACCTTGTAGAGGAGGCTCGCAAACACTTTCATGAGATGACATCTTTATACAATCTAGAGCCTGAGGTTGAGCATTATGGCTGCATGGTAGATATTCTTGGTCGAGGAGGACTATTGGAAGAGGCGGTCAAGCTTATTGATAGCATGCCGATTAAGCCAAATGCAGTAATTTGGGGATCCTTATTAAGTGCTTGTAGAGTTTACAAGAATGTTGATGTAGGTGAGAAGGCAGCAAAAAACATTCTTGCTTTAGAGCCCAATGAGGATGCTGTCTACGTCCAGTTATCCAACTTGTACGCCAATTCAGGAAATTGGGCCAGTGCCTCCAAGATCAGGAGACTGATGGAGGAGAGGGGAATAAAGAAGACAGCTGGTTACAGCAGTCTCAGTGTGGCTGGGCAAGTCCACAAGTTCATTGCAGGTGATCGGTGTCACCCTGAGATCAATGAGATTGAAGCTATGATGAATGTGATGGCCAAAAAATTAAAGTTGGCAGGATATTTACCGATCACATCAAAAATATCAGTTGATGTTAATGAGGAGGAAAAGGAGCAAGCATTATTTTTGCACAGCGAGAGGATAGCAATTGCTTATGGACTTATGAGATTGGGAGCTAGTTTGCCAATTCACATCACAAAAAACCTTCGTGTCTGCGAGGATTGCCACATTGCTATCAAGCTTATTGCGAAAATATGGAACAGGAAAATCGTGGTTAGAGACCGGAGTCGCTTCCACCATTTTAGTGATGGGCAGTGTTCTTGCAATGATTTCTGGTGA
- the LOC120267283 gene encoding uncharacterized protein LOC120267283: MLLERPQGSLLRSTEVNPREHVKAFTLRSGQEVEIRSEKSQGSEKVRSIEVEEEGGKKEVVKKTVVKEYQPRIPYPFWLKQRETDDQVKWFLELFKQLHINLLFVDALTQMPTYAKFLKNLLTNTKNLGEVLMATLSEESSSIPQNKLPRKLKDPGSFTIPYVIGDSIEECALANLGANINVIPTKSS, encoded by the coding sequence ATGCTAttggagagacctcaaggaagcctTCTAAGAAGCACGGAAGtgaatcctagagagcatgtgaaagcATTTACATTGAGAAGTGGCCAAGAAGTTGAAATAAGGTCGGAAAAGAGCCAAGGTTCTGAAAAAGTAAGATCGattgaagttgaagaagaaggggGCAAGAAGGAAGTAGTCAAGAAGACCGTTGTTAAGGAATATCAACCAAGAATTCCTTACCCCTTCTGGCTCAAGCAAAGAGAAACCGATGACCAAGTCAAGTGGTTTCTAGAGTTGTTTAAACAACTTCACATCAACCTCCTTTTTGTAGATGCATTAACACAAATGCCTACGTATGCTAAGTTTTTGAAGAATCTCCTCACCAATACGAAGAATCTTGGAGAAGTGTTGATGGCGACATTGAGTGAAGAAAGCTCATCTATCCCACAAAACAAATTGCCtaggaagttgaaggatccgGGTAGCTTCACAATCCCATATGTGATTGGGGATTCTATTGAGGAGTGTGCATTAGCCAACTTGGGTGCGAATATTAATGTAATACCTACAAAATCTTCATAA